A single region of the Gemmatimonas sp. UBA7669 genome encodes:
- a CDS encoding type II toxin-antitoxin system Phd/YefM family antitoxin, translating into MTILPELTMRRKPTRPSRRPPALEVSATTFKATCLELMDEIARTRSELIVTKHGRPVVRVSAVEPPAISPVGFLAASVASHGDIVSADESLWGESFTDPLAARRR; encoded by the coding sequence ATGACCATTTTGCCCGAACTCACCATGCGTCGAAAGCCGACTCGCCCCTCGCGGCGCCCCCCCGCACTTGAGGTTTCCGCCACCACGTTCAAGGCCACCTGCCTCGAACTGATGGACGAGATCGCGCGCACGCGGTCTGAACTGATCGTGACCAAGCACGGGCGGCCGGTGGTGCGGGTATCCGCCGTCGAGCCGCCGGCAATTTCACCAGTAGGCTTTCTCGCGGCGAGTGTGGCGAGCCACGGCGATATCGTATCGGCTGACGAGTCACTCTGGGGGGAATCGTTCACGGATCCCCTGGCCGCGCGGCGTCGCTGA
- a CDS encoding RluA family pseudouridine synthase, which translates to MIPFSPAPHTDDVPTRFPTPFDRRAVHPLARRAALELADAVESQYASEWRLHEPGNGKMFGVLVVAAPDGTIGYLRGFSGMVNGQWEIDGWAPPTFDRVQRDRVWIDGEAEMLAFSARRAALLASGSEGANTAVATRVDAAVRELDAVRTQRSRILMAQIQDSYHFANARGEVRALRDLFVPAEPPAGAGDCAAPKLLAHAYRLGLTPLALAELWLGAPSTTGDRRAGVFYAACRGKCLPILTHMLGGLPADSPPLFGSAAIDPAEPLAMYEDEHLLVVNKPSGLLTVPGRSAALQDCVVSRLRARYPDATGPLVVHRLDMDTSGLLLVAKTLDVAKALQRLFSLREVEKHYVAWLDGEVAGEQGRITLPLRIDVDDRPRNIHDPVFGKPADTEWQVLVREPGRTRVRFTPHTGRSHQLRVHAAHPLGLDAPIVGDRLYGRTPPHDDERLLLHAEHMAFVHPVTGAPVVVQQTAPF; encoded by the coding sequence GTGATTCCCTTTTCACCCGCCCCGCACACCGACGACGTCCCCACGCGGTTCCCGACCCCGTTCGACCGGAGGGCCGTGCACCCGTTGGCGCGGCGTGCCGCGCTCGAACTTGCCGATGCTGTTGAGTCGCAGTATGCGAGCGAATGGCGCCTGCACGAGCCCGGCAATGGCAAGATGTTCGGGGTGCTCGTGGTGGCAGCGCCCGACGGCACCATCGGCTATTTGCGCGGCTTCTCCGGAATGGTGAATGGGCAGTGGGAGATCGACGGCTGGGCGCCGCCCACCTTCGATCGCGTGCAGCGCGACCGCGTGTGGATTGACGGTGAAGCGGAGATGCTGGCGTTCAGCGCGCGACGCGCGGCGCTGCTCGCGTCGGGGTCCGAAGGCGCGAACACGGCGGTGGCGACTCGTGTCGACGCGGCCGTGCGCGAACTCGACGCCGTACGCACGCAGCGCTCGCGCATCCTCATGGCGCAGATTCAGGACAGCTATCACTTCGCCAACGCACGCGGTGAGGTGCGAGCGCTGCGCGACCTGTTCGTCCCAGCTGAACCACCCGCGGGCGCAGGCGACTGTGCAGCGCCGAAGCTGCTGGCCCATGCGTATCGCCTGGGGCTCACGCCACTGGCGCTCGCGGAACTGTGGCTGGGCGCGCCGTCCACAACCGGCGATCGCCGCGCGGGTGTGTTCTACGCCGCCTGTCGCGGCAAGTGTCTGCCCATCCTCACACACATGCTGGGTGGACTCCCCGCCGATTCGCCCCCGCTCTTCGGCTCGGCGGCCATCGACCCCGCCGAGCCATTGGCAATGTACGAGGACGAGCACCTGCTGGTGGTGAACAAGCCAAGTGGTCTGCTCACGGTGCCAGGCCGCAGTGCGGCGCTGCAGGATTGTGTGGTGAGTCGGCTGCGGGCGCGCTACCCCGACGCCACGGGGCCGCTGGTGGTGCATCGCCTCGACATGGACACCTCGGGGCTGCTGCTGGTGGCCAAGACACTCGATGTGGCCAAGGCGCTGCAGCGACTGTTCTCATTGCGCGAGGTTGAGAAGCACTACGTGGCGTGGCTGGACGGCGAGGTGGCAGGCGAACAGGGGCGCATCACCCTGCCGCTGCGCATCGATGTCGATGATCGGCCGCGCAACATTCATGACCCCGTGTTCGGAAAGCCGGCTGACACCGAATGGCAGGTGTTGGTGCGCGAGCCGGGGCGCACGCGGGTGCGCTTCACGCCGCACACGGGCCGCTCGCATCAGCTGCGGGTGCATGCCGCGCATCCGCTGGGACTGGATGCGCCCATCGTGGGTGACCGGCTGTACGGACGCACACCACCGCACGACGACGAGCGGCTGCTGTTGCACGCCGAGCATATGGCATTTGTGCATCCGGTGACGGGCGCGCCGGTGGTGGTGCAGCAAACGGCGCCGTTCTGA
- a CDS encoding helix-hairpin-helix domain-containing protein, with the protein MSHVKRNPAQSLADLRNVGKAALSDFAVLGITTLAELAASDPDVLHQTLERATGKRQDPCVRDVFAATIHQARTGEALDWWHFTPERTGGVRKP; encoded by the coding sequence CTGAGCCACGTCAAACGCAACCCCGCCCAATCGCTCGCCGACCTGCGCAACGTGGGCAAGGCGGCCCTCAGTGACTTCGCCGTCCTGGGTATCACCACGCTGGCGGAACTCGCAGCGAGTGATCCCGACGTGCTTCATCAGACACTCGAACGCGCCACGGGCAAGCGTCAGGATCCGTGCGTGCGCGACGTGTTCGCTGCGACCATCCACCAGGCACGCACCGGGGAAGCGCTCGACTGGTGGCACTTCACTCCCGAACGCACGGGCGGCGTTCGAAAGCCGTAG
- a CDS encoding alpha/beta hydrolase family protein: MPSVAARRPRFQVLLASPAVSTGVEQYYSDLSGDGSRPPQVSDRRELEARVLAYAGRRGYDPVPVLARSTVPTLWLLGDRDMSVPTFASRRVLDSLSGTGVSMHTVVNFPNADHFLRDADGGPQPPVWNEMMSWLRTQGVVRGP; this comes from the coding sequence ATGCCTTCCGTCGCTGCGCGCCGCCCTCGCTTCCAGGTGCTGCTGGCCAGCCCCGCCGTCTCCACGGGTGTCGAACAGTACTACAGCGATCTCTCCGGCGACGGGTCGCGTCCCCCACAAGTATCCGATCGACGTGAGCTCGAGGCGCGTGTCCTCGCATATGCGGGACGACGCGGATACGACCCCGTTCCGGTCCTCGCCAGATCCACGGTCCCCACACTCTGGCTGCTCGGCGACCGTGACATGAGCGTGCCCACCTTCGCATCACGCCGCGTGCTGGACTCGCTGTCGGGCACCGGCGTGTCCATGCACACCGTGGTCAACTTTCCGAACGCCGACCACTTCCTTCGCGATGCCGACGGGGGGCCGCAACCGCCCGTGTGGAACGAAATGATGTCGTGGCTGCGGACACAGGGCGTCGTCCGCGGGCCGTAG
- the ggt gene encoding gamma-glutamyltransferase, which yields MRRSARLVLPLLLPVATLTAQRPTTLAGRSTVYAPHAMVATSQPLASAAALEVLRTGGNAVDAAVAASAVLGVTEPHMTGLGGDMFAIVWLAKEQRLVAINASGRAGSRMLRDTLIARGFRAGSQQGAMSVTVPGALAGWDTLLRRHGTRTLAQMLQPAIGYARDGFPVTPIIAAQWGEQTELLERDAAATATYLPGGRAPRAGEWFRNPDLARTMQAIADSGVAHFYTGTLGRRIVDHVQRLGGFITAEDMRTNAPTWITPISVPFRGYRVWELPPNNQGVAALEMLRILEPYDLKAMGHNSPAYLHHLIEAKKLAYADLDRFVGDADHLELTAEQMLNDTFISARRQLLNPTRAQERVDPGPSRTRSETVYLATADAEGNMVSFINSIYDYFGSGVVVPGTGFALHNRGAGFSLTEGLPNTVAPGKRPFHTLIPGFVTQTVNGREQAYMSFGLMGGGVQAQGHVQMLLNHFVFGMDIQAAIDAPRFRHYNGYRVALEAPFTDDVRAALEAKGHVLIEQPPIAFGGAQAILRLPRGYSAGSDPRKDGLAIGH from the coding sequence ATGCGCCGCTCCGCCCGGCTCGTCCTGCCACTGCTGCTGCCCGTGGCAACGCTCACCGCTCAGCGCCCCACCACCCTCGCCGGCCGCTCGACCGTCTACGCCCCTCACGCCATGGTCGCGACCAGCCAACCGCTGGCGTCGGCTGCGGCGCTCGAAGTGCTGCGCACCGGTGGCAACGCTGTCGATGCGGCCGTTGCCGCTTCTGCGGTGCTCGGTGTGACGGAACCGCACATGACGGGCCTCGGCGGCGACATGTTCGCGATCGTGTGGCTCGCCAAGGAACAACGGCTGGTCGCCATCAACGCGAGCGGACGTGCGGGCTCACGCATGTTGCGCGACACCTTGATTGCCCGCGGCTTTCGCGCCGGCTCACAGCAGGGCGCGATGTCGGTAACCGTGCCGGGCGCACTGGCCGGCTGGGACACCCTGCTGCGCCGCCACGGCACGAGGACGCTGGCCCAGATGCTACAGCCCGCCATCGGCTACGCCCGCGATGGCTTCCCCGTCACGCCAATCATTGCCGCGCAGTGGGGCGAGCAGACCGAGCTCCTGGAACGCGATGCGGCGGCGACGGCGACTTACCTGCCGGGTGGCCGCGCACCGCGGGCTGGCGAATGGTTTCGCAACCCCGACCTGGCGCGCACCATGCAGGCCATCGCCGACAGCGGCGTCGCGCACTTCTACACGGGTACGCTGGGTCGCCGCATCGTGGACCACGTACAGCGACTCGGCGGCTTCATCACCGCCGAGGATATGCGCACCAACGCGCCGACCTGGATCACGCCCATCTCTGTACCCTTCCGCGGGTATCGCGTGTGGGAGCTGCCGCCCAACAATCAGGGAGTGGCCGCACTCGAGATGCTGCGCATCCTCGAGCCCTACGACTTGAAGGCGATGGGTCACAACTCGCCGGCCTACCTGCACCATCTGATCGAGGCCAAGAAGCTCGCCTACGCGGATCTCGATCGCTTCGTCGGCGACGCCGACCACCTGGAGCTCACGGCTGAACAGATGCTGAACGACACGTTCATCTCAGCGCGCCGGCAGCTGCTCAACCCGACGCGCGCGCAGGAACGTGTGGATCCCGGCCCGAGCCGGACGCGCAGCGAGACGGTGTATCTCGCCACGGCCGACGCCGAAGGCAACATGGTGTCGTTCATCAACTCCATCTACGACTACTTCGGCTCGGGCGTGGTGGTGCCGGGTACCGGGTTTGCGCTGCACAACCGTGGGGCAGGCTTCTCGCTCACGGAAGGGCTGCCCAATACGGTCGCGCCGGGCAAACGGCCCTTTCACACGCTGATTCCCGGCTTTGTCACCCAGACCGTGAACGGCCGCGAGCAGGCCTATATGAGCTTCGGGCTCATGGGTGGTGGCGTGCAGGCGCAGGGACACGTGCAAATGCTGCTGAATCACTTCGTGTTCGGGATGGACATCCAGGCGGCGATCGATGCGCCGCGGTTCCGGCACTACAACGGCTATCGTGTCGCACTTGAGGCGCCATTCACCGACGACGTGCGTGCCGCGCTGGAGGCGAAGGGGCATGTGCTGATCGAGCAGCCGCCCATTGCGTTTGGCGGAGCGCAGGCCATTCTCCGGCTGCCACGTGGCTACTCGGCAGGCAGCGACCCGCGCAAGGATGGACTGGCCATCGGCCACTAA
- a CDS encoding type II toxin-antitoxin system VapC family toxin, translating to MPARKSPVAKRRRTVGEPEPTYVGLPAAWRASDAPARETPLLLDTHVWIWTLDPSSGALPNHTIRLIERAAAAQRLLVSDFSYWEVAMLVNKGRLRLTTDVGIWLDRAATAPGIVSVPVTRDVLVHSTRLPGEPHGDPADRILIAHAQTLGAALMTCDRGIIDYARRTPGIPVCDAR from the coding sequence ATGCCGGCCAGGAAGTCACCGGTCGCAAAGAGACGGCGCACAGTAGGCGAGCCGGAACCGACCTACGTCGGGCTTCCCGCCGCGTGGCGCGCCAGTGATGCCCCCGCACGCGAGACCCCACTCCTCCTCGATACCCACGTCTGGATCTGGACGCTCGACCCATCGTCGGGTGCACTCCCGAACCACACGATCCGACTCATCGAACGTGCCGCCGCCGCACAGCGACTTCTCGTGAGCGACTTTTCGTATTGGGAGGTCGCCATGTTGGTCAACAAGGGTCGGCTGCGACTCACCACGGATGTCGGCATCTGGCTCGACCGCGCCGCTACGGCGCCAGGGATCGTGTCGGTGCCTGTGACGCGCGACGTGCTGGTGCACAGCACCCGCCTCCCCGGAGAACCGCACGGCGATCCGGCCGACCGCATCCTCATCGCCCACGCCCAAACGCTCGGTGCGGCGCTGATGACCTGTGATCGTGGGATCATCGACTACGCGCGTCGCACGCCGGGCATCCCGGTGTGCGACGCGCGTTAG
- a CDS encoding alpha/beta fold hydrolase, translating to MRRTLLRLAGALLGLVAVAIGGSYAWDMRQSYARIRGKSRVISTAYGDIEYATGGAGVPVLVVHGGGGGFDQGRLLVDALLGNDVRWIAPSRFGYLGSSMPDGATWDDQAAAFVALLDHLQIERVAVVALSEGGPSTLLLAAQYPERVSSLTCLSCGAVASASADHAEANKNGNTLRRVFSHDYTYWGIAKFFKPQLMRVLGASDAVVAGLTPEARGLVYRLIDEMNPAAPRSAGVVFDNTATLPGKRIASIVAPTLIVHARDDLLQLYHNAEFAAQTIPGARLMSFEAGGHVLVVVQQQAVGEAVRAQVRTGWP from the coding sequence ATGCGCAGAACGCTGCTGCGACTAGCCGGAGCACTGCTGGGACTCGTGGCGGTCGCCATCGGCGGCAGCTACGCGTGGGATATGCGCCAGTCATATGCGCGAATCCGCGGCAAGAGCCGGGTGATCTCGACGGCGTACGGCGACATCGAGTACGCGACCGGTGGTGCGGGAGTTCCCGTGCTGGTCGTGCATGGGGGCGGCGGCGGCTTCGACCAGGGGCGGCTGCTCGTCGACGCGCTGCTTGGCAATGATGTCCGCTGGATTGCGCCGTCGCGCTTCGGCTATCTGGGCTCCTCGATGCCCGACGGTGCCACCTGGGACGACCAGGCTGCGGCCTTCGTGGCCTTGCTCGACCATCTCCAGATTGAGCGTGTGGCCGTGGTCGCGCTGTCCGAGGGCGGCCCATCGACGCTCTTGCTCGCCGCGCAATATCCCGAGCGGGTATCGTCGCTGACCTGCCTGTCGTGCGGCGCGGTGGCGTCGGCGTCTGCCGACCACGCCGAGGCGAACAAGAATGGCAACACGCTGCGACGGGTCTTTTCCCACGACTACACGTACTGGGGCATTGCGAAATTCTTCAAGCCACAGCTCATGCGTGTGCTGGGTGCCAGCGATGCCGTGGTGGCCGGACTCACACCTGAGGCGCGCGGGTTGGTGTATCGGCTGATTGATGAAATGAACCCGGCCGCGCCGCGGTCCGCGGGTGTGGTGTTCGACAACACGGCAACCCTACCCGGCAAGCGGATTGCGTCGATTGTGGCGCCGACGCTCATCGTGCACGCGAGGGACGACCTGCTGCAGCTGTACCACAATGCAGAGTTCGCAGCGCAGACCATCCCGGGGGCCAGGTTGATGAGCTTTGAGGCCGGTGGGCATGTGCTGGTGGTGGTGCAGCAGCAGGCAGTGGGCGAGGCCGTACGGGCGCAGGTTCGAACGGGCTGGCCGTAA
- a CDS encoding serine hydrolase domain-containing protein, whose protein sequence is MPSIPGIYCRRLCSVVATALLLTSPNAGLTAQGSQDAIAIDSSALQRLGEQFVANNRAGGLSVAIVRDDTVRYFNFAGGPSACAQSPNQNTVYEIGSITKVFSSLLLANAVAEGRVELQDDIRKYLTEEYPNLQRDGTPVRLVHLVETTSGLPDNIPDLTSLVQTEGPNRAPRAIVERWQRYGARQLLTDLHHVTLDHTPGVTSRHSNVAATLVGFILEKVFAQPYEKLIQTYIEEPFGMNSGTGSGRGRAAVAGCNAAGVVMPAIDSRYIRSAGGLRYSSADMARFARAQLASTSAALRLSQQATGESAGTGLGFNWRMSPGRDGALVLRASGGTFGSSSYIEVRPDAGYALVLLTNQAGVESMLYDLAVQIRRAVR, encoded by the coding sequence ATGCCGTCGATTCCAGGCATTTATTGCCGTCGCCTTTGTTCTGTCGTGGCGACTGCATTGCTTCTGACAAGTCCGAACGCAGGACTCACCGCGCAAGGTTCGCAGGATGCCATCGCGATAGACAGCAGTGCGCTGCAGCGATTAGGCGAACAGTTCGTTGCCAACAACAGGGCCGGCGGTTTGTCCGTGGCCATCGTGCGAGATGACACCGTTCGCTACTTCAACTTCGCAGGTGGACCGTCAGCCTGTGCTCAATCCCCAAACCAGAACACGGTTTACGAGATTGGCTCGATCACGAAGGTGTTCTCGTCATTGCTGCTGGCCAACGCGGTAGCAGAGGGGCGCGTCGAACTTCAGGATGACATCCGAAAGTATCTGACCGAGGAGTATCCGAATCTGCAGCGCGATGGGACGCCCGTTCGCCTGGTTCACCTGGTGGAAACAACCTCTGGTTTACCCGACAATATTCCTGACCTGACCTCCCTCGTACAGACGGAGGGTCCCAACCGTGCGCCACGTGCGATCGTAGAGCGTTGGCAGCGCTACGGCGCACGACAGTTGCTCACCGACCTGCATCACGTGACGCTCGATCACACGCCTGGCGTCACATCGCGGCATTCGAACGTCGCCGCAACCCTGGTCGGCTTCATACTCGAGAAGGTCTTTGCACAACCCTACGAGAAGCTGATCCAGACGTACATCGAAGAGCCGTTCGGCATGAACAGTGGCACCGGTTCCGGGCGCGGCCGTGCCGCCGTTGCCGGATGCAATGCCGCTGGTGTGGTGATGCCGGCCATCGACAGTCGGTATATCCGGTCCGCCGGCGGGCTGCGGTACAGCAGTGCGGATATGGCGCGATTCGCGCGTGCGCAGCTGGCCTCAACATCAGCGGCGCTGCGACTGAGCCAGCAGGCGACCGGAGAATCGGCAGGCACGGGCCTGGGCTTCAATTGGCGCATGTCGCCTGGCCGCGACGGTGCGCTGGTACTTCGCGCATCGGGCGGAACGTTCGGATCGAGCAGCTACATCGAAGTGCGGCCCGATGCGGGCTATGCACTCGTGCTCCTCACGAACCAGGCCGGCGTCGAAAGCATGCTGTATGATCTTGCCGTGCAGATACGGCGAGCTGTCCGATGA